From one Natronorubrum sediminis genomic stretch:
- a CDS encoding ABC transporter substrate-binding protein, with protein MTQINKRQGSDDGRGTTRRRVLQTGAVVSGIGLAGCMGGDDDTLRYISRGGTTQDAEREMFEEWSEDSGIDVQHQEAADDTEMINLIAENPGEFDFTNPAQFGLALERLEHDGELFDEIDTGEIPNYEENVQDQWKEAPPIDGEDDAIFYYMSSQGIGYNQEHVDEITSWDDLKDDDLAGHVALFGSPPTRFGNCCAALEYDVGEVFEDEDMFEDVFDEMEEQNEYVFNYWDAGDQFMQWMREEQAYASSAWGGRVQVLNEEGMDTEYVIPDEGAVAHTNYFVITQESENQEHVYDLLDWLYEPDRAVELSTSHNYPMAMEDPSDELTELFEYVEDPDDLLWIDWDSMISNLDEITERVNDVMAG; from the coding sequence ATGACACAGATTAACAAGAGACAGGGTTCCGACGACGGGCGGGGAACGACTCGACGACGGGTCCTGCAAACGGGTGCGGTAGTTTCAGGGATTGGCCTTGCCGGCTGTATGGGTGGTGACGATGACACGCTTAGATACATTAGTCGCGGTGGGACGACTCAAGATGCCGAGCGAGAGATGTTCGAAGAGTGGAGCGAGGACAGTGGAATCGATGTCCAACACCAGGAAGCGGCCGACGACACCGAGATGATCAATCTCATCGCGGAAAATCCAGGTGAGTTCGACTTTACGAACCCGGCGCAGTTCGGACTGGCGTTAGAGCGACTCGAACACGACGGCGAACTGTTCGACGAAATCGATACTGGCGAGATTCCAAACTACGAGGAAAACGTCCAGGACCAGTGGAAGGAGGCGCCACCGATCGATGGAGAAGACGACGCGATATTCTACTACATGTCCTCTCAAGGGATCGGCTACAACCAAGAACACGTCGACGAGATTACGTCCTGGGACGATCTCAAAGACGACGATCTCGCGGGTCACGTCGCGCTGTTCGGATCACCGCCGACTCGGTTCGGGAACTGTTGTGCTGCGCTCGAGTACGACGTCGGCGAAGTCTTCGAAGACGAGGATATGTTCGAAGACGTCTTCGATGAGATGGAAGAACAGAACGAGTACGTCTTCAATTACTGGGACGCCGGTGACCAATTCATGCAGTGGATGCGAGAGGAACAGGCCTACGCGTCCTCGGCGTGGGGCGGGCGTGTGCAGGTGTTAAACGAGGAAGGGATGGACACTGAGTACGTCATCCCCGACGAAGGCGCAGTCGCCCACACGAACTACTTCGTGATAACTCAAGAGAGCGAGAACCAAGAACACGTCTACGACCTCCTGGACTGGCTCTACGAGCCAGATAGAGCCGTCGAGTTGAGCACCAGCCACAACTACCCGATGGCCATGGAAGATCCGTCAGACGAGTTGACTGAACTATTCGAGTACGTCGAGGATCCTGACGACCTCCTCTGGATCGACTGGGACTCGATGATTTCGAACCTGGATGAGATTACGGAGCGGGTCAACGACGTGATGGCAGGGTGA
- a CDS encoding TIGR03617 family F420-dependent LLM class oxidoreductase, with the protein MTDLKIDTAVKGLSTESADLAAQAESFGFDGVFTPETDEDPFLPLPLVADQTTDIEIGTRIATSFTRSPMVLAYQAWDLQRFTDGRMILGLGTQVKGHNERRFSVDFEWESPGSRLREEVIALKHIFDVFQGNEDELDFDGEFFQFSLMTDEFNPGPLEAGPPDIWVAGVSEYMLKMAGDVSDGLCMHAFNTPKYTEEVIVPTVEEGAEIGGRDPNDVTLSASPFLITGETEERRAEMRQEAKQRIAFYGSTRTYHDVLELHGWKDVGMELHELSKEGKWDEMTELVTDEMVAAFAIEAEPDTLAEKIEEKYGGVADRIQLSFDGSEYWSDVLEELKDD; encoded by the coding sequence GTGACAGACCTCAAAATCGACACAGCAGTGAAAGGATTATCGACTGAATCAGCCGACCTTGCGGCCCAAGCCGAATCGTTTGGCTTCGATGGAGTGTTCACACCAGAGACCGACGAAGATCCGTTCCTCCCCCTTCCCCTCGTCGCCGACCAGACTACCGATATCGAGATCGGTACCCGAATCGCGACGTCCTTCACTCGGTCGCCGATGGTTCTTGCCTACCAGGCGTGGGACTTACAGCGATTCACCGATGGTCGGATGATCCTCGGGCTCGGTACGCAAGTCAAAGGACACAACGAACGCCGGTTTTCTGTTGATTTCGAGTGGGAGAGCCCAGGTTCGCGGCTCCGCGAGGAGGTTATCGCACTCAAACATATCTTCGATGTCTTCCAGGGCAACGAAGACGAACTCGATTTCGACGGCGAGTTCTTCCAGTTCTCGCTTATGACCGACGAGTTCAATCCCGGCCCGCTCGAGGCTGGTCCTCCGGACATTTGGGTTGCCGGCGTCAGCGAATACATGCTCAAGATGGCCGGTGACGTGTCGGACGGGCTCTGTATGCACGCGTTTAACACGCCGAAGTACACCGAAGAGGTCATCGTCCCAACGGTCGAGGAGGGCGCCGAAATCGGTGGCCGCGACCCCAACGACGTGACGCTTTCTGCGAGCCCGTTCCTCATTACGGGCGAGACCGAGGAACGACGCGCCGAAATGCGTCAGGAGGCAAAACAGCGCATCGCCTTCTACGGATCGACCAGAACCTACCACGACGTCCTCGAGCTACACGGCTGGAAAGACGTCGGAATGGAATTACACGAACTCTCGAAGGAAGGGAAGTGGGACGAGATGACGGAACTGGTGACCGACGAGATGGTTGCAGCATTTGCGATCGAAGCCGAGCCGGATACGCTTGCGGAGAAAATCGAGGAGAAATACGGTGGTGTTGCCGACCGAATCCAGCTGTCTTTCGACGGGAGCGAGTATTGGAGTGACGTCCTCGAGGAGCTCAAGGACGATTGA
- a CDS encoding acyl-CoA dehydrogenase family protein: MEYHDSETAQEVAARVESFMDEQVIPREREALRSGEPVSEAEIEEFWGMAKERNLFAPQMPEEYGGQGLDFQDMLPSFEQVGRSLLGALSIRANAPHEGNMHTLELVGTEAQKEEWLRPLVQGEISSAFSMTEPMGGGGSDPKMLQTTAQKDGDEWVINGHKWWTSDGADADFLLVMARTDLDAHPYEGTSIILVPTDTDGVNVVRNVGHLGGHGITERTGGHAEVKYENVRVPVENTVGEEGAGFRVAQMRLGGGRLTHCMRYSGMAERSLEIAKAYISEREGFGSTLSDKQALRHRIADAETRLHAARATSRHAARELDRSDARIEVAMAKNFTANVTNEIIDLAIQCCGANGIGKDLPLAHFYENVRPFRIVDGADEVHRRSIARWAFDDVDETEIENVLRFDEKRRVDALDE; this comes from the coding sequence ATGGAGTACCACGACTCCGAAACAGCACAGGAGGTAGCGGCGCGTGTCGAATCGTTCATGGACGAACAAGTGATTCCTCGCGAGCGCGAGGCACTTCGCAGCGGTGAACCGGTCAGCGAGGCGGAGATCGAGGAGTTCTGGGGGATGGCGAAAGAACGCAATCTCTTTGCACCGCAGATGCCCGAGGAGTACGGCGGACAGGGACTCGACTTCCAGGACATGCTACCGTCGTTCGAACAGGTTGGTCGATCGCTCCTCGGCGCGCTTTCGATCCGAGCCAATGCACCGCACGAGGGGAACATGCACACCCTGGAATTGGTCGGGACGGAAGCGCAGAAAGAAGAGTGGCTTCGCCCGCTCGTTCAGGGTGAAATCTCGTCTGCGTTTTCGATGACCGAACCGATGGGAGGCGGCGGATCGGATCCGAAAATGTTGCAGACGACCGCGCAGAAGGACGGCGACGAGTGGGTCATCAACGGCCACAAATGGTGGACGTCCGACGGTGCTGACGCGGATTTTCTCCTGGTAATGGCTCGAACCGACCTCGACGCCCACCCCTACGAGGGAACCTCGATCATCCTCGTCCCGACAGACACGGACGGCGTGAACGTGGTTCGAAACGTCGGCCACCTCGGCGGTCACGGGATCACCGAGCGAACTGGCGGCCACGCGGAAGTGAAATACGAGAACGTTCGCGTTCCCGTCGAGAACACGGTCGGCGAAGAGGGAGCGGGCTTCAGAGTCGCGCAGATGCGCTTGGGTGGCGGCCGACTCACGCACTGCATGCGCTACTCCGGGATGGCCGAGCGCTCGCTCGAGATCGCAAAAGCATACATCAGCGAACGCGAGGGCTTCGGATCGACGCTTTCGGACAAGCAGGCGCTTCGCCACCGGATCGCCGACGCGGAGACACGCTTACACGCTGCACGGGCAACATCACGCCACGCCGCCCGCGAACTCGATCGCAGCGACGCCCGCATCGAAGTCGCGATGGCCAAGAACTTCACTGCGAACGTTACGAACGAGATCATCGACCTCGCGATCCAGTGTTGTGGTGCGAATGGGATCGGAAAGGATCTGCCGTTAGCCCACTTCTACGAGAACGTCCGCCCGTTCCGGATCGTCGACGGTGCCGACGAGGTTCACCGCCGCTCGATCGCTCGCTGGGCGTTCGACGACGTCGACGAAACGGAGATCGAGAACGTCCTCCGATTCGATGAGAAGCGGCGCGTGGACGCTCTCGACGAGTGA
- a CDS encoding enoyl-CoA hydratase/isomerase family protein gives MNECNNFNVEQTEAGIAYLSIESESAMNSLNDGMTEELLWLGTELNEDDDVRCIVLRGSDGVFCAGGNISSFEENSSATSQIRRGASFLNNVVYQLKRGETPIITGIDGPAVGAGFALALLGDISLMHEEAYLQFGYPGIGLTGDGSATYYLPHLVGLQEAKRIALLNEQISPDEAEEIGLVTEVADSDSFDDRLEELATSLATGPTKALSSISRQLEEAYARQLSEQLASEATEISEATRTEDYAEGVSAFKEKRDPDFVGH, from the coding sequence ATGAACGAGTGTAACAACTTCAACGTCGAGCAGACGGAGGCTGGTATCGCGTACCTCTCGATCGAGAGCGAGTCGGCGATGAACTCGCTGAACGACGGCATGACCGAAGAGCTACTGTGGCTCGGAACGGAACTCAACGAGGACGACGACGTCCGCTGTATCGTTCTGCGCGGATCCGACGGTGTATTCTGTGCCGGCGGAAATATCTCCTCGTTCGAGGAAAACTCGAGTGCAACGTCCCAGATCCGGCGTGGTGCGTCGTTCCTCAATAACGTTGTCTACCAGCTAAAACGTGGAGAAACGCCGATTATCACCGGTATCGACGGACCGGCTGTCGGCGCTGGGTTTGCCCTCGCACTGTTAGGCGACATCTCGCTTATGCACGAGGAGGCATATCTCCAGTTCGGTTACCCTGGTATCGGATTGACCGGTGACGGTTCGGCGACGTACTATCTTCCACATCTCGTCGGACTCCAAGAGGCGAAGCGAATCGCGTTGCTCAACGAGCAAATATCACCGGATGAAGCCGAAGAAATCGGTCTCGTTACGGAGGTTGCGGACAGTGATTCGTTCGACGACCGCCTCGAGGAACTCGCGACCTCGCTCGCGACGGGTCCGACCAAGGCATTGAGTTCGATCTCTCGACAGCTCGAGGAAGCGTACGCTCGACAGCTGTCCGAACAACTTGCCAGTGAAGCTACGGAAATCTCGGAGGCGACGAGGACCGAAGATTACGCAGAAGGTGTGAGCGCGTTCAAGGAGAAACGAGACCCCGACTTCGTCGGCCATTAA
- a CDS encoding ABC transporter substrate-binding protein: MDSDNAGQSRSRRRVLQTGAAVAGLTIAGCLGGSDDTITFLSRGGSTQEAEREIMEEWTAESDITVEHQEAPSDQEMIQMIAENPGSIDFTNFAASGLGLARGQHDGELLADIDYGEIPNYEEHVQDEWQSAPPIDGHDDGIAYHISTHGLAYSTEMVEEEPTSWDIALESEYDGHVVFSDIAYARFGVGAAHAGLDVNEALDDEDLREEVYDQLRDHHELVTTYWASGDEFMRYLQEEQAALSTAWGGRIEQLQEDGYPVDYTIPEEGAPSFSSFMAVAEESDNKEHVYDFLNWYYEPEHAVQHSLNYKYPTPLEDPPEELTELLEYVEDPDELLWMDFQLVFEHLDEIEQSWDEIKTE; the protein is encoded by the coding sequence ATGGATAGTGACAACGCGGGTCAGTCTCGATCCAGACGGCGTGTACTACAAACGGGCGCTGCTGTCGCTGGACTCACCATAGCGGGCTGTCTCGGTGGGAGCGACGACACGATCACGTTTCTCTCACGCGGCGGATCGACCCAAGAAGCCGAACGAGAGATTATGGAAGAGTGGACGGCAGAAAGCGATATCACCGTCGAACATCAGGAAGCACCGAGCGACCAAGAGATGATCCAGATGATCGCAGAGAATCCTGGATCGATCGACTTCACCAATTTCGCCGCCTCGGGACTCGGTCTCGCTCGTGGCCAACACGACGGTGAACTCCTCGCCGATATCGACTACGGTGAGATTCCAAACTACGAGGAACACGTCCAAGACGAGTGGCAATCGGCACCACCCATCGACGGACACGACGATGGAATCGCATACCATATCTCTACGCACGGACTCGCGTACAGTACCGAGATGGTCGAAGAAGAGCCAACCTCGTGGGATATCGCACTCGAGTCAGAATACGATGGCCACGTCGTCTTTTCTGACATCGCGTACGCTCGATTCGGTGTCGGCGCAGCACACGCCGGATTAGACGTCAACGAGGCGCTCGACGACGAAGACCTCCGCGAGGAAGTCTACGACCAGTTACGCGACCACCACGAGTTAGTGACGACGTACTGGGCTAGTGGTGACGAGTTCATGCGGTACCTCCAAGAAGAACAGGCGGCCCTTAGTACGGCGTGGGGTGGCCGAATCGAGCAGCTTCAAGAAGACGGGTACCCAGTTGACTATACGATCCCGGAGGAAGGGGCCCCATCGTTTTCGAGTTTCATGGCGGTCGCCGAGGAGAGCGACAACAAAGAACACGTCTACGACTTCCTGAATTGGTACTACGAACCGGAACATGCGGTTCAGCACTCGCTCAATTACAAGTATCCAACACCGCTCGAGGACCCACCCGAAGAGCTCACGGAACTCCTCGAGTACGTCGAGGATCCCGACGAATTACTCTGGATGGATTTCCAACTCGTCTTCGAGCATCTGGACGAAATTGAGCAAAGCTGGGACGAGATTAAAACCGAGTAA
- a CDS encoding ABC transporter ATP-binding protein — protein MLAVDDVSFRVEEGQFATLLGPSGCGKSTTLHSIAGLIEATSGSVHLRGEDVSTVPPYERNIGLVFQHSALFPHMTVEENLRYGLKMQNFEGDYDAQIEKYLGMVQMLDHADHKPDELSGGQQRRISFARALVYEPDILLLDEPLTGLDRVLREDMRNEIRAIQREVDVTTLHVTHDQSEALSMSDKVIVMNEGRKEQEGHPSNLYERPETEFVAEFLGQSTKFEGEFVDASSPVVQSGSREIHVQSNGHVESIEDDTISTYIRPEEIDVRRPSQVNGEVNTFVGTIVTIEYLGHRAELEVELDDGTMMTAFSRTSDELNVGDEIAVQFDPEKVICV, from the coding sequence TTGCTCGCTGTAGACGACGTGTCGTTTCGTGTCGAAGAGGGACAGTTTGCCACGCTGCTCGGACCGAGTGGCTGTGGAAAGAGTACGACGTTGCACTCGATTGCAGGGCTTATCGAGGCCACCTCCGGCTCGGTTCACCTCCGTGGTGAAGACGTTTCGACCGTTCCACCGTACGAACGTAATATCGGACTGGTGTTCCAGCACTCGGCACTATTCCCACATATGACCGTCGAAGAGAACCTCAGGTACGGTCTGAAGATGCAGAATTTCGAGGGTGACTACGACGCACAAATCGAGAAGTACCTCGGAATGGTCCAAATGCTGGATCACGCTGACCACAAACCCGATGAACTTAGTGGCGGTCAGCAGCGTCGAATTTCGTTTGCACGAGCGCTGGTCTACGAACCGGACATCCTCCTCTTGGACGAGCCACTCACGGGGCTTGACCGCGTGCTCCGAGAAGATATGCGAAACGAAATTCGGGCGATCCAACGGGAAGTCGACGTGACTACGCTCCATGTAACTCACGACCAGTCCGAAGCCCTGTCGATGTCGGACAAAGTGATCGTAATGAACGAAGGACGGAAAGAACAAGAGGGCCACCCGTCTAACCTCTACGAACGTCCAGAAACGGAGTTCGTCGCGGAGTTCCTCGGCCAGTCGACGAAGTTCGAAGGTGAGTTCGTCGATGCTAGCTCTCCAGTCGTCCAATCAGGGTCGAGAGAAATCCACGTCCAATCGAACGGGCACGTCGAATCGATAGAAGATGACACCATCTCGACGTACATTCGTCCCGAGGAAATCGACGTTCGTCGCCCGTCACAGGTCAACGGTGAAGTGAACACGTTCGTCGGGACGATTGTGACGATCGAATACCTCGGTCACCGCGCGGAACTGGAAGTCGAACTCGACGACGGCACGATGATGACTGCGTTTAGCCGGACGTCAGATGAACTGAACGTTGGCGACGAAATTGCGGTACAGTTCGATCCCGAGAAGGTGATTTGTGTATGA
- a CDS encoding ABC transporter permease, with protein sequence MKFGNVQLPELPTISVLEDRATPKLLMAVGLGWLTIFFIIPVVVLLFESLNFGEGSLLENYSTALSGTYLWTLGRTMAYAFVTTIVCLILGYWIAYYIAFKAKRQMLMLGFVLLPLWIAIIIRFFGVSLFFLPTGPVQQVFGTDFGILFSTSGVIIGLTSALLPFAILPIYNSLQSIDEELVNASKILGATPIHTLWTVIFPLSLSGVVASALFVYILAAGSFLAPAILGGPGDFMMANIIEQSFSYSIPLAAALSVVFTVALLILIGIFNRYANISEVLSDL encoded by the coding sequence ATGAAATTCGGGAACGTCCAACTTCCAGAACTCCCGACAATCTCGGTGCTCGAGGATCGAGCAACACCGAAGTTACTGATGGCAGTCGGGCTGGGTTGGCTGACGATTTTCTTTATCATCCCAGTCGTAGTCCTGTTGTTCGAGAGCCTCAACTTCGGCGAGGGATCGCTGCTCGAGAACTACAGCACGGCACTGAGCGGTACGTACCTGTGGACGCTTGGCCGGACGATGGCCTACGCCTTCGTTACGACTATCGTGTGCCTGATCCTTGGCTACTGGATCGCCTACTATATCGCCTTCAAAGCCAAGCGGCAGATGTTGATGCTGGGGTTCGTCCTCCTCCCACTGTGGATCGCGATCATCATCCGGTTCTTCGGCGTCTCGTTGTTTTTCCTTCCAACCGGACCGGTCCAGCAGGTGTTCGGGACCGATTTCGGCATCCTCTTCTCGACGTCCGGGGTCATAATCGGACTGACGAGTGCGTTGTTGCCGTTTGCAATTCTTCCGATTTACAATTCCCTTCAGTCGATCGATGAGGAACTGGTCAACGCATCAAAGATTCTCGGAGCGACGCCTATACATACGCTTTGGACGGTTATTTTCCCACTGAGTCTGTCCGGCGTCGTTGCCAGCGCACTATTCGTCTACATCCTCGCCGCCGGATCGTTCCTCGCGCCGGCGATTCTGGGCGGTCCAGGAGACTTCATGATGGCAAACATCATCGAACAATCGTTCTCGTACAGTATCCCGCTCGCAGCAGCGCTCTCTGTCGTCTTTACGGTCGCGCTGTTGATCCTAATCGGGATATTCAACCGCTACGCGAACATCTCGGAGGTGCTTAGCGACCTATGA
- a CDS encoding ABC transporter permease has protein sequence MTNLTTRLAFYPVILLVYAILLIPVVVVIATSLTVQSSPTLPTDGVTLEWYATLFQNQRLIDAMIVSTIVACATAVVAGIIGTITAFGFVRSETSGKETLATIMLLPLMISPVITGVAFLRFGGLLSIPRGYPQIILAHSILALPFVFLIVRSRLLTFDDRLEDASMIMGANRLETTLNVTIPVIAPAMIAGMLIAFVISFGEFTATQFLVTPGTTTVPIIIFNQIQTGLSPEISALATTLVAIMIIVSVLGDRIGG, from the coding sequence ATGACAAACCTCACCACTCGATTGGCTTTCTACCCTGTCATTCTGCTCGTCTACGCGATTTTGCTCATCCCAGTGGTAGTCGTCATTGCAACCTCGCTCACCGTCCAATCGTCGCCAACGCTCCCAACCGACGGTGTAACGTTAGAATGGTATGCGACGCTCTTTCAAAATCAGCGACTCATCGATGCGATGATCGTGAGTACGATCGTCGCGTGTGCGACAGCAGTCGTCGCCGGTATCATCGGTACGATCACCGCCTTTGGATTCGTGAGAAGCGAGACCAGCGGAAAGGAGACGCTCGCTACGATTATGTTGTTACCCCTGATGATCTCGCCGGTGATTACTGGTGTCGCCTTCCTCCGGTTCGGAGGGCTTCTCTCGATACCTCGGGGCTATCCCCAGATCATTCTCGCGCATTCGATTCTGGCACTCCCGTTCGTGTTCCTTATCGTCCGGTCTCGACTATTGACCTTCGACGACCGCCTCGAGGACGCGTCGATGATCATGGGTGCGAACCGATTAGAGACGACGCTCAACGTAACGATTCCGGTCATCGCACCTGCGATGATCGCCGGAATGCTGATCGCGTTCGTCATCTCCTTCGGCGAGTTCACCGCGACGCAGTTCCTCGTTACGCCCGGAACGACGACCGTTCCAATTATTATCTTCAATCAGATCCAGACGGGTCTCAGTCCGGAGATCAGCGCGCTCGCGACGACACTGGTTGCGATTATGATCATCGTCAGCGTGCTCGGCGACCGGATCGGCGGATAA
- a CDS encoding class I adenylate-forming enzyme family protein, translated as MERTDFRDAATGNASKLHDITAAERGSKPAIKMDDRTLTHAELRDRSAAFAGGLADRGIEPDDRMLLYVPNCPEFLIAFFGGLKAGTPVSPANPQYQSRELEHQLTDSNAQVIVTHEQLRDVVEETITATEADPLVVTVGDARPDDVPFEAVDGDPICVDRSDDDVATQLYTSGTTGKPKGVLSTHRNLRTQGFAGVNTGVDDPDDERVLVSLPLYHTTGVYHCTWQPLLKGGCVYLRDPAQWDPADAMAAIEEHEISSFNGVTAMFVDMVNDESFGDYDLSSLESVGEGGAKMSVTVQEEFESVAGVEMYEGYGLTETSGATHAGHDSTYGPRLGSIGQPFRMTDSKVVDDDGNEVSQGEEGELLVRGPHVMKGYHNLPEETEAAFDEHGYFRTGDIARCDEDNYYEIIDRAKDVIITAGYNVYPSEVEDLLREHDAIADVAVVGIPDERRNEVPKAFVVPTPGTSAGEDVTAEDVKEFSLDNLAAYKHPRQIEFLEELPRTTSGKVRKVELE; from the coding sequence ATGGAACGTACCGACTTTCGGGACGCGGCAACTGGAAATGCTAGTAAGCTACACGATATTACCGCCGCAGAACGGGGTAGCAAGCCAGCGATCAAAATGGATGATCGGACGCTAACCCACGCCGAACTTCGCGACCGATCCGCGGCTTTCGCTGGCGGATTAGCAGATCGAGGAATCGAACCCGACGACAGGATGTTGCTCTACGTTCCAAACTGCCCGGAGTTTCTGATCGCGTTCTTTGGCGGCCTCAAAGCGGGAACGCCGGTGTCGCCGGCGAATCCCCAGTACCAATCGCGGGAGCTTGAACACCAACTCACGGACTCGAACGCTCAGGTCATCGTCACTCACGAGCAACTGCGCGATGTCGTCGAGGAGACGATAACCGCCACCGAAGCCGATCCGTTGGTCGTTACTGTCGGCGACGCTCGACCGGACGACGTTCCGTTCGAAGCGGTCGACGGAGATCCGATCTGCGTCGATCGTTCGGACGACGACGTGGCGACGCAACTCTATACGAGCGGGACGACCGGTAAGCCGAAGGGCGTTCTTTCGACTCACAGAAACTTGCGAACGCAAGGGTTTGCGGGCGTGAATACCGGTGTCGACGATCCCGACGACGAGCGGGTACTCGTGAGTCTCCCGCTGTATCACACGACCGGGGTCTATCACTGCACGTGGCAACCGCTACTCAAGGGCGGTTGCGTCTACCTCCGTGATCCCGCCCAGTGGGATCCAGCCGATGCGATGGCGGCAATCGAAGAACACGAGATCAGTTCATTCAATGGTGTTACCGCGATGTTCGTCGATATGGTTAACGACGAGTCGTTCGGCGACTACGATCTTTCGAGTCTCGAGTCGGTCGGTGAAGGCGGAGCAAAAATGTCGGTTACGGTCCAAGAAGAGTTCGAGTCGGTTGCGGGAGTGGAGATGTACGAGGGATACGGGCTCACGGAGACGAGCGGTGCGACTCATGCGGGCCACGATTCTACGTACGGTCCGCGACTCGGTTCGATCGGGCAACCGTTCCGGATGACCGATTCCAAGGTCGTCGACGACGACGGAAACGAAGTCTCACAGGGAGAAGAAGGCGAACTGTTGGTTCGAGGGCCACACGTGATGAAAGGGTACCACAACCTGCCCGAGGAAACGGAGGCGGCGTTCGACGAGCACGGGTACTTCCGGACAGGAGACATCGCTCGCTGTGACGAGGACAACTACTACGAGATTATCGACCGAGCAAAGGACGTCATCATCACCGCAGGCTACAACGTGTATCCGAGCGAAGTTGAAGATCTGCTGAGAGAACACGACGCCATCGCCGACGTTGCGGTCGTCGGTATTCCCGACGAACGGCGGAACGAAGTCCCGAAAGCCTTCGTTGTCCCGACACCAGGAACCTCCGCCGGCGAGGACGTTACGGCCGAGGACGTCAAAGAGTTCTCACTCGACAACCTCGCCGCGTACAAACACCCCCGGCAGATCGAATTTCTGGAGGAGTTACCCCGAACGACGAGCGGCAAAGTACGAAAAGTCGAACTCGAATAG
- a CDS encoding enoyl-CoA hydratase/isomerase family protein yields MREIGTGNVLVDVDGHRADVVLNRPEKRNAMNEDVLRDLKRAFEEVLADDSIRAIALLGKGPVFCAGMDLEMMLERGEQGGEQEIQSSTGNLLGEVIKTIDTARVPTVVGIKRAAPAGAFELSLPADFRVISTDAKYGVIEVQLGTFPHGGATQRLPRLIGLAKAKELVLSGDFIDPETAEQVGLVNEVCEPEAVDSRTRELADELAENAPLGLENARKALNAALEMPLDEGLAYERALGNQLDDTHDYTEGFSARLEDRKPEFEGR; encoded by the coding sequence ATGCGTGAGATTGGCACAGGAAACGTGCTCGTAGACGTCGATGGACACCGTGCTGACGTCGTTTTGAATCGCCCGGAGAAACGCAATGCGATGAACGAAGACGTGCTTCGAGATCTCAAGCGAGCGTTCGAGGAGGTTCTCGCCGACGATTCCATACGCGCCATCGCGCTACTCGGTAAGGGCCCGGTCTTCTGTGCGGGAATGGACCTCGAGATGATGTTAGAGCGAGGCGAGCAAGGCGGTGAGCAAGAGATACAGAGTAGTACTGGAAATCTGCTGGGAGAGGTAATCAAAACGATCGATACCGCGCGTGTTCCGACCGTTGTCGGGATCAAGCGTGCAGCACCGGCCGGGGCATTTGAACTCTCACTTCCTGCTGACTTTCGCGTCATTTCCACCGACGCGAAGTACGGTGTCATTGAGGTACAACTCGGTACGTTCCCACACGGCGGTGCCACGCAGCGCCTTCCGAGACTGATCGGGTTGGCGAAGGCAAAGGAACTCGTCTTGAGCGGCGATTTTATCGATCCGGAAACGGCAGAGCAGGTGGGCCTCGTAAACGAAGTCTGCGAACCTGAGGCCGTCGACTCCCGCACCCGCGAACTCGCGGACGAACTCGCCGAAAACGCTCCGCTGGGACTGGAAAATGCTCGCAAAGCGCTCAACGCTGCTCTGGAGATGCCCCTCGACGAAGGGCTTGCGTACGAGCGAGCACTGGGTAACCAACTGGACGATACTCACGATTACACGGAAGGATTCAGTGCGCGGTTAGAGGACCGAAAGCCGGAGTTCGAAGGTCGGTAA
- a CDS encoding Zn-ribbon domain-containing OB-fold protein has protein sequence MSWEPRPTPEITPETKRYWSAAADETLLVRECGDCGLVHHYPREYCPDCFSDDVDWREATGTGTVYSYSVTRTMSGWPDEDLPLVISYVELDDGPRLLTNLDCEPDAVEIGTRVEVRFVSLKSADAAIPVFVPLEE, from the coding sequence ATGAGTTGGGAGCCACGTCCAACTCCTGAGATCACTCCCGAAACGAAACGCTACTGGTCGGCTGCCGCCGACGAGACCTTACTCGTTCGAGAGTGTGGTGACTGCGGACTCGTCCACCACTATCCTCGCGAGTACTGTCCAGACTGCTTCAGCGACGATGTTGACTGGCGAGAGGCGACCGGTACGGGGACAGTCTACTCCTATTCGGTGACGCGGACGATGAGCGGGTGGCCTGACGAAGACCTACCATTGGTTATCTCGTATGTCGAACTCGATGACGGGCCGCGACTGCTGACAAACCTTGATTGTGAGCCCGACGCGGTCGAAATCGGAACTCGCGTCGAGGTTCGTTTCGTCTCTCTCAAGTCGGCGGACGCTGCCATTCCGGTGTTCGTCCCGCTCGAGGAATAA